One window of the Arthrobacter sp. D5-1 genome contains the following:
- a CDS encoding sugar ABC transporter permease, translated as MLPNRSRTSVLVFLLPPLLLYCAAVLFPILQSLFLSFFSWNGISDMEFVGLANYVRMLTADDIFWRSFFNALVYLAICLVLQLGGALVVASLLTSLRRGRELIKTLYLLPAVISTVAIAFLFVRIYSIDPVGLLNQLLHWIGLGSLERAWLSDVTTVLAAVSAPEGWRFTGLYMLIIYAALIAVPKELEEAAVLDGASKWTLFTKIRFPYIRPVWITTTIMATTYGLRGFDIPYLMTNGGPGQSSELLTTYMYKTAFTSTDFGYASTIAVFIVIECLVAVGLILFMLKRKADS; from the coding sequence ATGCTTCCCAACAGGTCAAGGACCTCAGTCCTGGTTTTCCTGCTCCCACCATTGCTGCTCTACTGCGCAGCAGTCCTCTTCCCCATCCTTCAGTCCCTGTTCCTAAGCTTCTTCTCCTGGAACGGCATCAGTGACATGGAGTTCGTCGGGCTGGCCAACTACGTCCGAATGCTCACGGCTGATGACATCTTCTGGCGTTCCTTCTTCAACGCCCTGGTCTACCTGGCCATCTGCCTGGTCCTGCAGCTGGGCGGTGCCCTGGTTGTCGCCAGCCTGCTCACGTCCCTGCGCAGGGGACGTGAACTGATCAAGACCCTGTACTTGCTGCCCGCCGTGATCTCCACGGTCGCCATTGCGTTCCTTTTTGTCCGTATCTACTCCATTGACCCTGTCGGCCTGCTGAACCAGCTGCTGCACTGGATAGGACTGGGTTCCTTGGAGCGTGCCTGGTTGTCCGACGTCACCACAGTGCTGGCCGCGGTCTCCGCCCCTGAAGGGTGGCGGTTCACCGGGCTGTACATGCTCATCATTTACGCGGCCTTGATCGCCGTACCCAAGGAACTCGAAGAAGCCGCGGTCCTGGACGGCGCATCGAAGTGGACGCTCTTCACCAAGATCCGCTTCCCTTACATCCGGCCCGTGTGGATTACCACCACCATCATGGCCACGACCTACGGCCTGCGCGGTTTTGATATCCCGTACCTCATGACCAACGGCGGCCCGGGACAATCCTCCGAGCTCCTCACCACCTACATGTACAAGACAGCCTTCACCAGCACGGATTTTGGCTACGCAAGTACCATCGCCGTCTTCATCGTGATCGAGTGCCTTGTCGCCGTCGGCCTCATCTTGTTCATGCTCAAGCGGAAGGCAGATTCATGA
- a CDS encoding signal peptidase I, whose protein sequence is MSALSTITTPAVRGRRSAAAGSGPQPAAVVVPSVPKTAAVKQPAAATSFAGTTGSLRRIAGKVVRGMGVGMLVLAALVFLFLAIGPRVLGYQTSTMLTGSMAPLINPGDVVVTVPTPITDVKVGDIITYHIPVEDQRVETHRITEISTTADGGVAVQTKGDANNGIDPWIATLQGQTVDKQVTTIPYVGNAIRALREPIVMNILMYGAPAVLVIGMLASIWTKEPAKTTPGETAGGRDEAIG, encoded by the coding sequence ATGAGCGCACTGAGCACCATCACCACCCCCGCAGTTCGCGGCCGGCGTTCGGCCGCAGCAGGGAGCGGACCCCAGCCAGCCGCCGTCGTCGTTCCTTCCGTTCCTAAGACCGCCGCTGTGAAGCAGCCCGCAGCGGCCACCTCCTTTGCCGGCACAACCGGCTCCCTCCGCCGGATAGCCGGCAAAGTGGTGAGGGGTATGGGCGTGGGCATGCTGGTCCTCGCTGCGTTGGTGTTCCTGTTCCTCGCGATCGGCCCGCGCGTCCTGGGTTACCAGACCTCCACCATGCTCACAGGATCCATGGCCCCGCTGATCAACCCGGGCGACGTCGTCGTCACCGTCCCCACCCCCATCACCGACGTCAAGGTCGGCGACATCATCACCTACCACATCCCGGTCGAAGACCAGCGGGTGGAAACCCACCGGATCACGGAGATCAGCACCACCGCCGACGGCGGCGTGGCAGTCCAGACCAAAGGCGACGCCAACAACGGTATCGACCCCTGGATAGCCACCCTGCAGGGGCAAACCGTGGACAAGCAGGTCACCACCATCCCCTACGTAGGCAACGCCATCCGCGCCCTTCGCGAACCCATCGTCATGAACATCCTGATGTACGGCGCACCCGCCGTACTGGTCATCGGAATGCTCGCCTCCATCTGGACCAAAGAGCCCGCCAAGACCACACCCGGGGAAACGGCCGGAGGCCGCGATGAAGCCATCGGGTAA
- a CDS encoding DedA family protein has translation MSALGKDIALIGSLETGGSTDELTGIVGVAAQVIEALGEWGVGLLTLLETVFPPIPSEVILPLAGFLTQQGSINLLLVFLTSTLGAYVGALLLYWLGYKVGLKRSIHLLSKLPLVDREDFEKAADWFERHGKSAIFFGRLLPGVRSLISLPAGAERMNLMTFSIFTIAGTGVWNALLIGLGALLGKQYHLVDQYSRFLNYAVYAGLAAFIAWLVVRRVKRGKESAK, from the coding sequence CTGTCAGCTCTTGGGAAGGACATCGCTTTGATCGGCTCTCTGGAAACGGGTGGTTCCACCGACGAGCTGACCGGGATCGTCGGTGTCGCCGCTCAAGTAATCGAGGCCCTCGGCGAATGGGGTGTGGGCCTGCTGACCCTTCTGGAGACGGTATTCCCGCCGATTCCCAGCGAGGTCATCCTCCCCCTGGCAGGTTTCCTCACCCAGCAGGGCAGCATCAACCTGCTCCTGGTGTTCCTTACCAGCACTCTCGGCGCCTATGTGGGAGCGCTGCTGTTGTACTGGTTGGGGTACAAAGTAGGGCTTAAGCGCTCCATCCACTTGCTGTCGAAACTTCCACTGGTTGATCGGGAAGATTTCGAGAAAGCCGCCGATTGGTTCGAACGCCACGGTAAGTCCGCGATCTTCTTCGGCAGGCTTTTGCCCGGGGTGCGCAGTCTCATCTCCCTCCCGGCGGGCGCCGAACGCATGAACCTTATGACCTTCAGCATCTTCACCATCGCCGGCACCGGAGTATGGAACGCGCTGCTCATCGGCTTGGGCGCGTTGCTCGGCAAGCAATACCACTTGGTTGACCAGTACTCACGGTTCCTCAACTACGCCGTATACGCAGGGCTTGCCGCCTTCATTGCGTGGCTCGTTGTCCGGAGGGTAAAACGGGGAAAGGAAAGCGCCAAGTAG
- the pnuC gene encoding nicotinamide riboside transporter PnuC, whose translation MNSAAIPNLFGSPVSWIEVIGFVTGAACVYGVARQKLWNWPVGILNNLAFIVLFLGAGLYGETVLQVIFAAVAVYGWYNWVRGNADTENKNDLRIRDAAGKELLLGVGATVAGTAAVALVLTHGTDSQVPWPDAFVLTASLVATYGQAKKIFQHWYVWILIDVVSIPLYFSRGLALTAILYLGFLTLCIYGLIDWKRARSTETPVIPEALKTGA comes from the coding sequence ATGAATTCCGCAGCAATCCCCAACCTCTTCGGCAGTCCTGTGAGCTGGATCGAAGTCATCGGCTTCGTCACCGGTGCTGCCTGTGTTTATGGCGTGGCCCGGCAGAAGCTTTGGAACTGGCCAGTCGGCATCCTGAACAATCTTGCGTTTATCGTTCTGTTTCTCGGAGCCGGCCTTTATGGCGAAACCGTTCTGCAAGTGATCTTCGCGGCTGTTGCCGTTTATGGCTGGTACAACTGGGTGCGCGGAAACGCCGATACCGAGAACAAGAATGACCTGCGGATCCGCGATGCCGCCGGCAAGGAGCTCCTCCTTGGGGTGGGTGCCACGGTGGCCGGTACTGCAGCTGTGGCGCTGGTGCTTACCCACGGAACCGATTCCCAGGTTCCTTGGCCGGACGCTTTCGTGCTGACCGCCTCACTCGTAGCAACATACGGGCAAGCCAAGAAGATCTTCCAACACTGGTATGTATGGATTCTCATCGATGTGGTCTCCATCCCGCTCTACTTCAGCCGCGGTCTGGCACTGACAGCGATCCTCTATCTCGGATTCCTGACCCTCTGCATCTACGGACTGATCGACTGGAAACGTGCCCGCAGCACTGAAACACCGGTTATCCCCGAAGCTCTCAAGACAGGAGCATGA
- a CDS encoding LacI family DNA-binding transcriptional regulator, whose product MISQERESGNAATPAVPARTGRAHPVTLREVAELAGVSTATVSLVINKKKNARIADETRQRVTEAITQLGYRPNAMAKTLVSGTSKFIGLVADGVATTPFAGQIIHGAQDEAWKHGYALLIANTEGNQELEKDAIAMMLEYKVRGILYSTWFHRPTDIPETLRESDFVLVNCFSPEAGAARAVVPDETQGGQSATEILLRGGHRRIAFINATTPAPARDGRLQGYKDALDAAGIPFDPALVLEAYPDQEGGYGATESLLTLGVSAVYCYNDRMAMGLYDGLRENGLSIPEDIAVVGFDNQEVIAAHLRPPLSTVSLPHYELGAAGVRMLLGLDAAPLESAVKIACPPVERASVAVHSPA is encoded by the coding sequence ATGATTTCGCAGGAGAGAGAGTCAGGCAACGCGGCCACCCCCGCCGTTCCTGCCAGAACAGGCCGCGCCCATCCGGTGACCCTCCGCGAAGTGGCTGAACTGGCCGGAGTGTCCACTGCCACGGTCTCGCTGGTGATCAACAAGAAGAAGAACGCACGGATCGCCGACGAAACCCGCCAACGCGTCACCGAAGCGATCACCCAATTGGGATACCGTCCCAACGCCATGGCCAAAACGTTGGTGAGTGGCACGTCCAAGTTCATCGGACTGGTTGCCGACGGCGTAGCCACAACACCGTTCGCCGGCCAAATCATTCACGGCGCTCAAGACGAAGCCTGGAAACATGGTTATGCCCTGCTGATCGCGAATACCGAAGGCAACCAGGAGCTCGAAAAAGACGCGATCGCCATGATGCTGGAATACAAAGTACGCGGCATCCTGTACTCCACCTGGTTTCACCGCCCCACGGACATCCCCGAAACCCTGCGGGAATCGGACTTCGTCCTGGTCAACTGTTTTTCACCAGAAGCCGGAGCAGCCCGCGCCGTGGTCCCCGACGAGACCCAAGGCGGACAATCGGCAACCGAGATCCTGCTCCGCGGTGGCCACCGTCGCATCGCGTTCATCAACGCCACCACCCCTGCACCGGCCAGGGATGGCCGGCTCCAGGGATACAAAGACGCGCTCGATGCCGCCGGAATTCCCTTTGATCCGGCGTTGGTGCTGGAGGCCTACCCTGATCAGGAAGGCGGCTACGGGGCCACGGAAAGCCTGCTCACGCTTGGGGTGAGTGCCGTGTACTGCTACAACGACCGTATGGCCATGGGACTTTACGATGGGCTGCGGGAAAACGGGCTGTCCATCCCGGAGGACATTGCCGTGGTGGGTTTCGACAACCAGGAAGTCATCGCTGCCCACCTGCGCCCGCCGCTCTCCACAGTGTCACTGCCTCATTACGAACTGGGCGCAGCCGGCGTACGCATGCTCCTGGGCCTGGATGCTGCTCCCCTTGAGTCCGCTGTGAAGATCGCCTGTCCGCCGGTTGAGCGGGCGTCCGTAGCAGTGCATTCACCGGCTTAG
- a CDS encoding TasA family protein → MAISLKTTSGKILASVALVGTAAAVAGMGTYGAFTSSTSASQAVTAGTVTIALGAPGPANTLNVPIAGLLPGDKVEKLVTLANTGNSDLNNVTLTTSAGATGSLLTTDVTNGLQLTIENCSVAWTGTAAPYTCTGTKSTVLASAPVITANKALANLTALTSAKTDNLKITTAFPTTANNDFQGATSTIAFSFTGTQRTETTK, encoded by the coding sequence ATGGCCATCAGCCTCAAGACCACCTCCGGCAAAATCCTCGCCTCCGTCGCACTGGTCGGCACCGCAGCCGCCGTCGCCGGCATGGGAACCTACGGTGCGTTCACCTCATCGACCTCCGCGTCACAGGCTGTCACCGCAGGTACGGTCACCATCGCCCTGGGCGCCCCCGGCCCGGCCAACACCCTCAACGTCCCCATCGCAGGACTGCTGCCCGGAGACAAGGTCGAAAAGCTCGTCACCCTGGCCAACACCGGCAACTCGGACCTGAACAACGTCACCCTCACCACCTCCGCCGGGGCCACCGGATCCCTGCTCACCACCGACGTGACCAACGGTCTGCAGCTGACCATCGAAAACTGCTCCGTGGCCTGGACCGGCACCGCAGCCCCCTACACCTGCACCGGAACCAAGAGCACCGTCCTGGCCTCCGCCCCGGTCATCACCGCCAACAAGGCCCTGGCCAACCTGACCGCACTGACGTCCGCCAAGACCGACAACCTCAAAATCACCACCGCGTTCCCCACCACCGCGAACAACGACTTCCAAGGCGCCACCTCCACCATCGCCTTCTCCTTCACCGGCACCCAGCGCACCGAAACCACCAAATAA
- a CDS encoding NUDIX hydrolase: MTPETDSAGKFLESYNPRDYPSVALTVDLVVFAVARGVLKVALVRRGEHPFKDVLALPGGFVGAEESAGKAAERELAEETGLDLGRLPVHIEQLATYTSPDRDPRMRVVSVAHLALLASSGTSLPMIAAGSDAASAGWYAVHDILRSDGLAFDHAVILGDGLARLAGKMEYTTVAARLLPEEFTLTQLRTVYDAVWETTLAAGNFTRKMMPQLNDTGRKTRGSTGGAPAALFTATDRHIHPPLKRFPTAPVQPRRS, encoded by the coding sequence ATGACACCCGAAACGGATTCCGCCGGGAAATTTCTGGAAAGCTACAACCCCCGGGACTATCCCTCCGTAGCCCTGACGGTGGACCTGGTGGTCTTTGCCGTCGCCCGAGGGGTGCTGAAAGTCGCTTTGGTCCGGCGGGGAGAGCACCCTTTCAAGGATGTGCTTGCCCTGCCAGGAGGCTTTGTCGGCGCAGAGGAATCAGCCGGAAAAGCAGCAGAGCGTGAGCTCGCTGAAGAGACAGGTCTGGACCTCGGAAGACTGCCGGTCCATATCGAGCAGTTGGCTACCTACACGAGTCCGGATCGGGATCCCCGGATGCGCGTTGTCTCGGTGGCCCATCTGGCGCTCTTGGCTTCCAGCGGGACCTCGCTGCCAATGATCGCCGCCGGGTCCGATGCTGCCTCTGCTGGCTGGTATGCCGTCCATGACATTCTCAGAAGCGACGGGCTGGCCTTTGATCACGCCGTTATCCTGGGCGACGGCTTGGCGCGGCTGGCAGGAAAAATGGAATACACCACCGTCGCTGCCCGACTTCTGCCGGAGGAGTTCACGCTGACTCAGCTTCGCACCGTCTATGACGCCGTGTGGGAAACAACGCTGGCCGCTGGTAACTTCACCCGCAAGATGATGCCTCAGTTGAATGACACCGGCCGGAAGACCCGCGGTTCAACCGGCGGTGCCCCGGCCGCGCTGTTCACCGCCACGGACCGGCACATCCATCCGCCGCTCAAACGCTTCCCCACGGCTCCCGTCCAACCACGCCGATCGTGA
- a CDS encoding extracellular solute-binding protein has product MKKLLRAAAVAAVAALALTACGGGGAATDPSNVSPTGEIKPREISWLLSRPADGAVINIMKKLADDYAKDHPGFALNLITTPDRPSYIQKLETLAAANKLPELFDTDATPFAQQLAKQGKMVEADKLLKSLDLYDDYRPGALDYQRFDDGSLYMIPFQFELEFIWYNKALLQKAGVAVPQSLDDIPAMCTALRNAGITPIAIDGQDQWPLERYVAYQPFRAAGPDFVQKLKKGEAAFSDPAGQKTVQWMAELGKAKCFQEGFSAQGYSDAQNQFTSGQAAMYNIGTWELPSLATDKLNPDVRDDVDFFTLPTTPGSVTAANEFVSPSGIGMAVNSKTYDPLVSDFLKFALEKYPAEYAATGALSPTTTVETTVPANATPLYKKALETANALGEKQAMPWDTQLDPTTNGRLQQELVLLVQGNITPEQFTKTMDDAIKQNAPKFFK; this is encoded by the coding sequence ATGAAGAAACTACTCCGTGCTGCTGCCGTCGCAGCCGTCGCCGCGTTGGCCTTGACAGCCTGTGGCGGCGGAGGAGCTGCTACAGACCCCTCCAACGTCAGCCCCACCGGGGAGATCAAGCCCCGCGAAATCTCGTGGCTCCTCTCCAGGCCTGCCGATGGCGCCGTCATCAACATCATGAAGAAGCTCGCCGACGATTACGCCAAGGACCACCCGGGGTTTGCACTGAACCTCATCACCACCCCGGACCGGCCCTCCTACATCCAGAAGCTCGAAACCCTGGCTGCGGCCAACAAGCTCCCCGAGCTGTTTGACACGGACGCCACCCCATTCGCGCAGCAGCTGGCCAAGCAGGGCAAAATGGTGGAGGCCGACAAACTGCTGAAGTCGCTGGACCTCTACGACGACTACCGGCCCGGAGCCTTGGACTACCAGCGCTTCGATGACGGATCCCTCTACATGATCCCGTTCCAGTTCGAGCTGGAATTCATCTGGTACAACAAGGCCCTACTCCAAAAAGCGGGCGTGGCTGTCCCTCAGTCCTTGGACGACATCCCAGCGATGTGCACGGCTTTGCGCAACGCAGGAATCACGCCGATCGCCATCGACGGGCAGGACCAGTGGCCGCTGGAACGCTATGTCGCCTACCAGCCGTTCCGGGCTGCCGGGCCCGACTTCGTCCAGAAACTCAAGAAGGGCGAAGCTGCGTTCAGCGATCCCGCGGGCCAGAAGACTGTTCAATGGATGGCCGAACTCGGCAAGGCCAAGTGCTTCCAGGAAGGATTCTCTGCGCAGGGCTACTCCGATGCCCAGAACCAGTTCACCTCCGGCCAAGCCGCAATGTACAACATCGGCACGTGGGAACTGCCCAGCCTCGCCACGGACAAACTCAACCCTGACGTCCGGGATGACGTCGACTTCTTCACCCTTCCCACGACACCGGGTTCCGTGACAGCGGCCAACGAGTTCGTTTCCCCGTCCGGCATCGGCATGGCCGTGAACTCAAAGACTTACGATCCCCTGGTCAGCGATTTCCTGAAGTTCGCCCTGGAGAAGTACCCGGCTGAATACGCTGCCACCGGGGCACTCTCCCCCACCACCACCGTGGAAACCACCGTCCCCGCGAACGCTACACCGCTGTACAAAAAGGCCCTCGAAACGGCCAACGCCCTCGGCGAAAAGCAGGCCATGCCGTGGGACACCCAACTGGACCCCACCACCAACGGCCGTCTGCAGCAAGAGCTGGTCCTCCTGGTCCAGGGCAACATCACGCCCGAACAATTCACCAAGACCATGGACGACGCCATCAAGCAGAACGCGCCCAAGTTCTTCAAGTAA
- a CDS encoding GH32 C-terminal domain-containing protein — translation MKRPVFFQPADGWVGDLIPYEKYGEFWLFYLHEDRSDPKPGTSWNLVTTKDLTQFENHGVSLHHGSESDMDFNAYTGSVVADGSGVHHLFYTGQNPRNLGADGAPLQLVMHATSTDGMRTWQKHPELTFGAPDGYESGDWRDPFVLWDDDKKQWRMLLAARHSTGPERRRGVIAQCVSTDLMAWQYTDPFWDPRRYITHECPDVFVWGDWWYMVYSEFSESFTTRYRMAKSPDGPWTVPHLDSIDGRAFYASKSAERDGRRFFFGWIATKEGNTDHGPWQWAGTMSVLEARQNPDGTLAFSFADELVESFWDDVPVSLASALPARVDVPDGYTALLSDEELPQQFYAKVVLDIAPNTTECGLLLRSSADGDRSYVLRLEPKRGRLVFDRWPRAITGDAQWHVSGDVPFDVELERPCDLTPGVHTLEVIVDGDICVAVVDRQVALSARMYDLTTGRIGVFAGEGTVTVTELEIRQRIDN, via the coding sequence ATGAAACGCCCAGTCTTCTTCCAACCCGCCGACGGATGGGTTGGGGACCTTATCCCCTATGAGAAGTACGGGGAGTTCTGGCTCTTCTACCTTCACGAAGACCGCTCAGACCCAAAACCCGGAACATCATGGAACCTCGTCACCACCAAGGACCTCACCCAGTTTGAGAACCATGGCGTCTCCCTGCACCATGGCAGCGAAAGCGACATGGACTTCAACGCCTACACCGGCAGCGTCGTGGCGGACGGGTCCGGCGTCCACCACCTCTTCTACACCGGACAAAACCCCCGGAACCTCGGGGCCGACGGCGCGCCCCTCCAGTTGGTCATGCACGCCACCAGTACCGATGGCATGCGGACCTGGCAAAAACATCCGGAACTGACTTTCGGCGCTCCGGACGGCTATGAGTCCGGAGACTGGCGCGATCCCTTCGTGTTGTGGGATGACGACAAGAAGCAGTGGAGGATGCTGCTGGCAGCCCGGCACTCCACCGGTCCGGAACGCCGCCGCGGCGTCATAGCCCAGTGTGTGTCCACTGACCTGATGGCCTGGCAGTACACCGATCCGTTCTGGGACCCGCGCCGGTACATCACCCACGAATGCCCGGATGTGTTCGTTTGGGGTGACTGGTGGTACATGGTGTACTCCGAGTTCTCGGAATCGTTCACCACCCGCTACCGCATGGCCAAGAGCCCCGACGGCCCGTGGACTGTGCCGCACCTGGACAGCATCGACGGCCGCGCCTTTTACGCCTCAAAGTCCGCAGAACGCGACGGTCGCCGGTTCTTCTTTGGCTGGATCGCCACCAAGGAAGGCAACACCGATCATGGGCCATGGCAGTGGGCCGGCACCATGTCCGTGCTGGAAGCCCGCCAAAACCCGGACGGAACCTTGGCATTCTCCTTCGCGGACGAGCTGGTAGAGAGCTTCTGGGATGACGTCCCGGTGTCCTTGGCCAGTGCGTTGCCTGCCCGGGTCGATGTGCCGGACGGGTACACGGCTTTGCTGTCCGATGAGGAGTTGCCGCAGCAATTTTACGCGAAGGTGGTGCTGGACATAGCTCCGAACACCACCGAGTGCGGGTTGCTGCTCCGCTCAAGCGCCGACGGCGACCGTTCCTACGTCCTCCGTCTGGAACCCAAGCGTGGCCGGCTCGTCTTCGACCGCTGGCCGCGCGCCATCACCGGAGATGCCCAGTGGCACGTCTCAGGTGACGTGCCGTTCGACGTCGAACTTGAGCGGCCCTGTGACCTCACCCCCGGCGTGCACACGCTTGAGGTCATCGTCGACGGCGACATTTGCGTGGCCGTCGTCGACCGTCAAGTGGCGCTCAGCGCCAGGATGTACGACCTCACAACCGGCAGGATCGGCGTCTTTGCCGGCGAAGGAACCGTCACCGTCACCGAACTTGAGATACGACAGCGCATCGACAACTGA
- a CDS encoding carbohydrate ABC transporter permease gives MITQTAPAQPTRARVPSPVPQRRRRKPSLYRTLSRVLILLIVIVQVYPLAWLFVTSLRTENDFASGDPFGLPSSLTWENYARAFETGDLGRNILNSFIVTMGANILIVLFGMMAAYAIQVLGFRLSKFVRGLFLIGIIVPVQIALVPLFIDYSAVNLLDTYQSMIIPLAGFALPMSIYLFSSFFEYIPRETYEAASLDGAGPYRIFGLITLPLSLNTVVTVVLVNSIFIWNDFIFANTFVLSEDLKTIPLGLQNYIGAMGKVDWTATFAAVCVTITPLLLVFLVLNKAMIQGLESGANKG, from the coding sequence ATGATCACCCAGACAGCCCCGGCTCAGCCGACCCGCGCCAGGGTTCCTTCCCCCGTCCCCCAGCGCCGGCGTCGGAAGCCCAGCTTGTACCGGACACTCTCGAGGGTCCTGATCCTGCTCATCGTGATCGTCCAGGTGTACCCGCTCGCCTGGCTGTTCGTGACCAGCCTGCGGACCGAAAACGACTTTGCCAGCGGTGATCCGTTCGGGCTTCCCAGCTCGTTGACGTGGGAAAACTATGCCCGCGCCTTTGAAACCGGCGACCTGGGACGGAACATCCTGAACAGTTTCATCGTCACCATGGGCGCCAACATTCTGATTGTCCTGTTCGGCATGATGGCCGCTTACGCCATCCAGGTCCTTGGCTTCCGCCTCAGCAAGTTCGTCCGGGGCTTGTTCCTCATCGGCATCATTGTTCCCGTCCAAATCGCGCTGGTCCCGCTGTTCATCGACTACTCCGCCGTGAACCTGCTGGACACTTACCAGTCGATGATCATCCCACTGGCCGGCTTCGCCCTGCCGATGTCCATCTACCTTTTCTCGTCCTTCTTCGAGTACATTCCGCGCGAAACCTACGAGGCAGCATCCCTGGACGGGGCCGGACCGTACCGGATCTTCGGGCTGATCACGCTGCCGCTCTCCCTCAACACCGTGGTCACCGTGGTGCTGGTCAACAGCATCTTCATCTGGAACGACTTCATCTTCGCCAACACCTTTGTTCTCTCCGAGGACCTCAAGACCATCCCCCTGGGCTTGCAGAACTACATCGGCGCCATGGGCAAGGTGGACTGGACGGCCACCTTCGCCGCCGTCTGCGTGACCATCACACCGCTGCTGCTGGTCTTCCTGGTCCTCAACAAGGCCATGATCCAAGGCCTTGAGAGCGGAGCGAACAAGGGATGA
- a CDS encoding AAA family ATPase, protein MYKQALVIGKFYPPHVGHAHLITTAAAQAEKVAVLVLGTRFESISVEDRATWLAEEFDGVGGVEVIGMRNDCPEDYYSDEIWKAQTELMRLALKSHGVTSIDAVFSSEEYGIQLAGAFDAEHVLVDLARTTYPISGTLCRDDLGAAWSCIITPARQEMATRIIVVGAESTGTTTLAKALTEHYRPRFPRLTEVPEFGREYTYTKFDELRARTADAELQNMVWTAQDFGLIGARQTDMENAAADSCPLVIADTDALATTLWERFYLGEGSFGSYHAADVLPRRDVYLITDHEGVEFEDDGWREGEHRRAEMTEWFKETLTEEGHSWILVTGDHERRMKTAVEIIDLILAQRSSLTSPPWATRTVLEGVGA, encoded by the coding sequence ATGTACAAGCAGGCCCTGGTCATCGGTAAGTTCTACCCGCCGCACGTAGGCCACGCCCACCTGATCACCACTGCCGCGGCGCAGGCCGAAAAGGTCGCTGTCCTGGTACTGGGCACCCGCTTTGAGTCCATCAGCGTTGAAGACCGTGCCACGTGGCTTGCCGAAGAGTTTGATGGCGTCGGCGGCGTGGAGGTCATCGGTATGCGCAACGACTGCCCTGAGGATTACTACTCGGACGAAATCTGGAAGGCCCAGACCGAGCTGATGCGTCTGGCGCTGAAGTCCCACGGCGTAACCTCCATTGATGCCGTGTTCAGCTCGGAAGAATACGGCATCCAATTGGCCGGGGCCTTTGACGCTGAACACGTCCTGGTGGACCTGGCCCGGACCACCTACCCGATCAGTGGCACTCTATGCCGTGATGACCTTGGGGCGGCCTGGTCCTGCATCATCACACCCGCCCGCCAGGAGATGGCAACGCGCATCATTGTGGTTGGCGCCGAGTCCACGGGCACCACCACACTGGCCAAGGCGCTGACCGAGCATTACCGGCCGCGCTTCCCCCGGCTCACGGAAGTCCCAGAATTTGGCCGCGAATACACCTACACGAAGTTCGACGAACTGCGCGCCCGGACCGCGGACGCGGAACTTCAGAACATGGTGTGGACAGCGCAGGACTTCGGCCTGATTGGCGCGCGACAGACCGATATGGAAAATGCGGCAGCTGACTCCTGTCCCTTGGTGATTGCAGACACCGACGCACTGGCGACCACGCTCTGGGAGCGGTTCTACCTGGGGGAAGGAAGTTTCGGTTCGTACCACGCTGCCGACGTTCTGCCTCGGCGTGATGTGTACCTGATCACCGATCACGAGGGTGTGGAGTTCGAAGACGATGGGTGGCGTGAAGGCGAACACCGGCGTGCAGAAATGACTGAGTGGTTTAAAGAGACCCTGACTGAGGAAGGGCACTCGTGGATATTGGTCACGGGCGACCACGAACGGCGCATGAAAACCGCCGTCGAGATTATTGACCTGATCCTTGCCCAACGGAGCAGCCTTACTTCTCCGCCCTGGGCGACCAGGACCGTTCTGGAAGGAGTAGGGGCATGA